A stretch of Miscanthus floridulus cultivar M001 chromosome 13, ASM1932011v1, whole genome shotgun sequence DNA encodes these proteins:
- the LOC136501687 gene encoding putative germin-like protein 12-4, protein MASSNFYLLSVLLIMIASGARATDPSPLQDFCVADKDSPVRVNGLPCKDVKDVKVDDFFLAADLDKPRDTTMSKVKSNVTLINVMKLAGLNTLGISMARIDYAPQGQNPPHTHPRATEILTVLEGSLYVGFVTSNPDNKFFSKLLNKGDVFVFPQGLIHFQFNPSHDKPAVAIAALSSQNPGAITISNAVFGSKPPIADDVLAKAFQVDEKVVDWLQAQFWEDNHN, encoded by the exons ATGGCGTCCTCCAACTTCTATCTTCTCAGCGTTCTTCTCATCATGATCGCTTCTGGCGCTCGGGCTACGGATCCGAGTCCCCTCCAGGACTTCTGCGTTGCAGACAAAGACTCGCCTG TACGTGTGAATGGGTTGCCCTGCAAGGATGTTAAGGATGTGAAGGTTGACGACTTCTTCCTGGCAGCCGACCTTGACAAGCCAAGGGATACGACGATGAGCAAGGTCAAGTCAAATGTCACGTTGATCAATGTGATGAAGCTGGCCGGTCTAAACACCTTGGGCATCTCCATGGCTAGGATTGACTATGCTCCTCAAGGACAGAACCCACCACATACTCATCCCCGTGCCACTGAGATCTTAACAGTTCTTGAAGGTTCACTCTATGTTGGTTTTGTCACTTCTAACCCGGACAACAAATTTTTTAGTAAGCTGCTCAACAAGGGTGACGTTTTTGTGTTCCCACAAGGCCTAATCCACTTTCAGTTCAATCCAAGTCATGACAAGCCAGCGGTTGCCATCGCCGCTCTCAGCAGCCAGAACCCTGGTGCCATTACCATTTCTAATGCAGTATTTGGATCAAAACCACCGATCGCGGATGACGTTCTTGCCAAGGCGTTTCAGGTGGACGAGAAGGTTGTGGATTGGCTACAAGCTCAGTTTTGGGAGGACAACCACAACTAA
- the LOC136501640 gene encoding putative germin-like protein 12-4: MASSNFYLLSVLLIMIASGARATDPSPLQDFCVADKDSPVRVNGLPCKDVKDVKVDDFFLAADLDKPRDTTMSKVKSNVTLINVMKLAGLNTLGISMARIDYAPQGQNPPHTHPRATEILTVLEGSLYVGFVTSNPDNKFFSKLLNKGDVFVFPQGLIHYQFNPSHDKPAVAIAALSSQNPGAITISNAVFGSKPPIADDVLAKAFQVDKKVVDWLQAQFWEDNHN, encoded by the exons ATGGCGTCCTCCAACTTCTATCTTCTCAGCGTTCTTCTCATCATGATCGCTTCTGGCGCTCGGGCTACGGATCCGAGTCCCCTCCAGGACTTCTGCGTTGCAGACAAAGACTCGCCTG TACGTGTGAATGGGTTGCCCTGCAAGGATGTTAAGGATGTGAAGGTTGACGACTTCTTCCTGGCAGCCGACCTTGACAAGCCAAGGGATACGACGATGAGCAAGGTCAAGTCAAATGTCACGTTGATCAATGTGATGAAGCTGGCCGGTCTAAACACCTTGGGCATCTCCATGGCTAGGATTGACTATGCTCCTCAAGGACAGAACCCACCACATACTCATCCCCGTGCCACTGAGATCTTAACAGTTCTTGAAGGTTCACTCTATGTTGGTTTTGTCACTTCTAACCCGGACAACAAATTTTTTAGTAAGCTGCTCAACAAGGGTGACGTTTTTGTGTTCCCACAAGGCCTAATCCACTATCAGTTCAATCCAAGTCATGACAAGCCAGCGGTTGCCATCGCCGCTCTCAGCAGCCAGAACCCTGGTGCCATTACCATTTCTAATGCAGTATTTGGATCAAAACCACCTATCGCGGATGACGTTCTTGCCAAGGCGTTTCAGGTGGACAAGAAGGTTGTGGATTGGCTACAAGCTCAGTTTTGGGAGGACAACCACAACTAA